The DNA sequence ATATAGTTCTCACGATATTGGTTAAGGTTGGATGATTCAGTTGTAAAATCAGCAAATTAAATCTTCAGCCTTCAGCCTTCAGCCTTCAGCCTTCAGCCTGAAAAGTCAAGTTGTGGCACCAACTGTAGATCTTTTTTTAAGTTGGGTTGTGGGCAGAGCACGCATGAGGAAAAAGTTGGTGGACTGCCTCACACTCCGCCTCACACCCTCACACCAGCTCACACTCGCGCTTTATATCTCACATCTGCACCTTTGCCACTTTTTATAACAAGATTGGCATCAATAAAGTAACAGTTTTGATCAACAAAAGATATTAGCTTGTTTATGCTGTTAAAAATCAGTCTGCCTGGTCGCGGAGGTCTTTTTATGACAATAACATTCATACCAAGAGTATGGGCTGCTTCAAGCTTGGAGTTAACTCCTCCGGCTTCTCCGCTGTCTTTGGTAATGAGGGTGCCGGCAGCAGAGTCATGAAAATGTTTTTGATTTTCCTTACGGGTAAAGGGACCGCGTGCCTCAATGATCTGCTGCATTGAAAGCCCTGCAGCAAGGCATTTTTCTCTGAAAGTTTGACCTGGCAGTATGCGTGCAATAAGGCGCGTGATGCATGACTGAAATTGATGCGCATATATGTGAATATTATTACTTCCAATGCTTAAAAATACAATGCCATTCAGGTCAAAGGCCATGCGGGCGGCATGAATGTGGTCTCCGGCCCACATAATGCCCCGAGTATGTTCGGATATGGCAGGGCGCTGATACACAATGAATGGAATTAAGCATTCGGATGCGGCTTGAAAAGCGTTGGCCGAGACAAGCTCCGCATAAGGGTGTGTGCAATCAATAACCGCATGAATACTTTTGGATCTCAATAAATCAGCCATGTCCCGGGCATTCAGGGGGCCGGTTCTGAAGGTTACTCCCTGCAGGGCAGGAAGCTCCAGTTGCACAGAAGTTGCCTGACTTACCAGCACCTGAAATCCTCTATGTGAAAGAGCCTTTGTGATTTGTAAAGACTCGGTTGTTCCTCCCAGCAAAAGAATTGTAGAAGAAGGCTGGAGGCGCAATTTTTCTGAAAACTTATCGGTCATGAAAAAAATCAGAACTGTTGTAGATGGTGAGTTCTTCATCCTCCATCTTAATTAGCAGCACTTCAAACATGCCTGAGCTGTCTGCCAGTTTTAATGCTTCCTGAACATCCATAATAAGCATGGCTGTTGCCAGAGCATCGCCCAGGACACAGCTTTTGGCAATAACTGTTGCACTTACAATATTCTGACGCACAGGATAGCCTGTGGCTGGATCAATGATATGACTGTAGCGCTTGTTGTCATGGACAAAGAAGTTGCGATAATCACCACTTGTGGCAACAGCTTCATTTTGAATGTCGATTATATCTAACAGATCTTCAGTTCCGGCATCTGGCAGAGGGAGGCTGATGCCGATTCTCCAGGGTGAAGCATCATGTTTTGTTCCTCTTGCAAACATGTCTCCGCCGATATCAACAAGATAGGATCTGATGCCTATATCATCAAGAGACGCGGCAATGAGATCCACTGCATAACCTTTGGCAACTCCGGACAGGTTAAGCTCTGTACGTGGATGGGTTTTGTGCAGACAACCGTGTTCATCCATCATTACCTTGTCAAGACCGACCCATTCAAGAGCTTGCTCGATCTGGTCTGGATCAGGGCGAAGTAGAGCATTTTCTGCACCAAAGCCCCACATATCTATAAGAGGAGCAAGTGTGGGATCAAAAGCCCGGTCAGTCATCTCATAGACCTGAAAAGAAGTGGTCATTACCTTTTGAAAATCTTGAGATACGCATAATTTTTGTCCTGGCTGGAGCTTGTTGAATCTGGAAACTTCGCTGTCAGGTTCAAATACAGACATGCTTTGATTCACTTGCTCAAGGGTGCGGGCGATTTTCTTTTCAGCGCGCTGCGTCTGGCGCGGAGTTACCTGGGCCAAAGTCACCCGGTAATAAGTGCCCATGGTCCAGCCCTGCAGGGCTGTCAGCGGAGTTTTTTGTTCATTACTGCATGATAAAAGTGCAAAGCATGAAAATATGAGAATGAGTAAAGCTCTGCATAATATTGGCGGAGTGGTAGGCTCAGGAAACATGGCGTGCTAAGGTGATAATCCATTCAGGTTCAATGCGAAAAGGCGAACCCGTTCCCTGAAAGAAACCGTGTTTGCGGATAAGATGAATGGACAAAGAGTTGATATAAAAAAATGTTTCCCGGTCCATGTAAACCTGAACCATGTTTTTGGCAAAAGCACCTTCTCCTGGAAAAGGAGATGGAATTTTGCCGCGGCAGGCAATGTATTCAGCTGTCACACCATCTGCAATTTCTATTGGATCACCTATGGCTGATGCTGCCCTGTGAAAGATTTTTTCAAGAATATGGGCAGCCATTTGTCTGTCCAGTCCTGCTTTTTCCAAAGTATTGGCATCATCGGAGATAACCTCCTCCACCTCCCGTGGATCGTTTCCCATAAAACCCGTGGCAGAGAACTTTGATGGACCAAGGCACTTTATTATCTGTTGTTCTTGGGGTGATCTTTTCATGATATTGGACTTAGTGAAGATTTAAAAGTATCAGTTAAAAAGTTGTGATGCAACGCAAATTCCGTTTTACTCAAATTTATCAAAATACATTCTGTCATCCTGTACTCCCATCTGGCTCAGCTTGGAACAGCATGCATCAATAAGAGCAGATGAACCGCAAAGGTATGCCTCGTATTGTGAAGCATCAGGAATATACTTTGGCATTACAATGGGAATTCTTTCACGCTCCCCATCCCATTTGGAGTCCTGGGGTTCCCTGGTCAGACAGGGCACATATTTAAAATCATAAAGCTCTTTTTCCAGGCTAAAGAGTTCATCTGTGAAAAAGAGGTCATCATGAATTCTGCCGCTGAAAAAGTAATAAGCTTTTTTACGTATGTTTTGCTCTTTCATGTGGCGCAAGATACTCCAGATGGGAGCCATACCGCTGCCGCCGGCAATGAATATTGCTGGAGCGTCAGTGTCCTGGAGCTTGAAATCTCCATATGGACCACTGAAAAATATCTCTTCTTCCTCGCGCAGATGGTCAAATGCCCATGTGGTGCAGATGCCTTCAGGCACTCTGCGCATAATCAGTTCTGCCCTGTTCACATCAGAAGGCAGAGACGACAGTGAATAGGCGCGTATAACTGATTCCCTGCCTTTGTATTCCTTAGATTCGAGCTGAATATACTGTCCTGCAGTAAAGTCTATCTCTGCAGGTTCAATCAACTCAAGCCCAAGTTCCATAATGTCATAGGTCAGCATGGTTTTGGTAGAAACTCTTGCTTTGAAGCGCCTGGCCTTGAAAAGTTCTTCAGGGATGTGGATATCAATATCTTCCCTGACCTTGATCTGGCAGGACAATCTGGTGTTATTCTCCAATTCTTCTAATGAAAGATATGGAGCCTCAATAGGACTGACAGGCCCTCCACCTTTGTTGACCTGGACTTTGCAATATGCGCAGCTGCCT is a window from the Desulfonatronovibrio magnus genome containing:
- the cobK gene encoding precorrin-6A reductase — encoded protein: MTDKFSEKLRLQPSSTILLLGGTTESLQITKALSHRGFQVLVSQATSVQLELPALQGVTFRTGPLNARDMADLLRSKSIHAVIDCTHPYAELVSANAFQAASECLIPFIVYQRPAISEHTRGIMWAGDHIHAARMAFDLNGIVFLSIGSNNIHIYAHQFQSCITRLIARILPGQTFREKCLAAGLSMQQIIEARGPFTRKENQKHFHDSAAGTLITKDSGEAGGVNSKLEAAHTLGMNVIVIKRPPRPGRLIFNSINKLISFVDQNCYFIDANLVIKSGKGADVRYKARV
- a CDS encoding FAD:protein FMN transferase, with protein sequence MGTYYRVTLAQVTPRQTQRAEKKIARTLEQVNQSMSVFEPDSEVSRFNKLQPGQKLCVSQDFQKVMTTSFQVYEMTDRAFDPTLAPLIDMWGFGAENALLRPDPDQIEQALEWVGLDKVMMDEHGCLHKTHPRTELNLSGVAKGYAVDLIAASLDDIGIRSYLVDIGGDMFARGTKHDASPWRIGISLPLPDAGTEDLLDIIDIQNEAVATSGDYRNFFVHDNKRYSHIIDPATGYPVRQNIVSATVIAKSCVLGDALATAMLIMDVQEALKLADSSGMFEVLLIKMEDEELTIYNSSDFFHDR
- a CDS encoding NADH:ubiquinone reductase (Na(+)-transporting) subunit F, with the translated sequence MLTSIIIALTFLSATTLLLSLLLVLAEKWILNYGPCDININTGQKVLTVNGGSSLLSALSENQIFIPSACGGRGSCAYCKVQVNKGGGPVSPIEAPYLSLEELENNTRLSCQIKVREDIDIHIPEELFKARRFKARVSTKTMLTYDIMELGLELIEPAEIDFTAGQYIQLESKEYKGRESVIRAYSLSSLPSDVNRAELIMRRVPEGICTTWAFDHLREEEEIFFSGPYGDFKLQDTDAPAIFIAGGSGMAPIWSILRHMKEQNIRKKAYYFFSGRIHDDLFFTDELFSLEKELYDFKYVPCLTREPQDSKWDGERERIPIVMPKYIPDASQYEAYLCGSSALIDACCSKLSQMGVQDDRMYFDKFE